The DNA sequence ATTCTTATCTTCATCTTAGTTCTCGAAGGTTGTCAAAAACGCAGTCGAACTATTAGCTCTGTAGGCACAAATCTGCAAGTTACCAAAGGTGACTTAACAGCACATCTTGTCTCAAGAAGATTAAATGGACAAAGGGTTGTGATTGAAGGGCAGTGTTCAAATGATATCCCGGTTTACTTTATTTCAAATAATCTTGTAAGTAACCAAAGTACATACACTCAATGTCTGGACGGTGAGTATAGAAAGACATTATTCTTCCAATCAAATATCGTTGGCAATCAAGATGTATTTGTCACACAAGATGGCCTTTCTATTGTTGTTAAGATTCCCAATGTCGTTACTCGTCGACCGGACAAGGTTATTGTTGACACTCCTATGGAAGGCTACTTCTATGGACGAACTATTTATGTCTCTGGACGTTGCCAACCAAGTGGGACTATTTTTATTCGCGGAAGCTATATTGAGGACTATGTTAAAACTGCCGGATGTCCAAATGGGCTTTTTCTAACTCCAATATATTTTTCTAAGATTAATGCTGAAGCAATAGAGACCCACCTTTTTATTAATCAAGTAGATGCTTACGGTAATAGTTCAGACGTTATAATTAAGACGATTAAGTTTAGAAATGATGACCATTCGATCTTCTTAAGTGAGTCAATTGTTGGTGTTCTTGATGATACATTAGAGGTCAAAGGCAGCTGTAAGGGGTTTGAACGAGTTAGTGTCGATGGGAATGTTGTAAATTGTTATAATGATCGTTTCACTTATAACCTCAACTTATTACCACGAAAAAAAACAGGACGCATACTTTACCAGATTCCAGTAGAGGGACTGAAGGGGGACTTTCGATCAAATCTACGAATGCTTTTCTATTATTATAAAGTTGTTGAAAGCTCACCGCACTTTTTTTCTCCACGAGGAAAGTATGATGAAAGTGCTAAGGGGAGGCATATTATAAGTGGTACTTGTGGAATTACTTATACAAATGGAAATGTACGTCTCTATACAAAAAAGTCTGAAAATATATTACGAGATGGTCACAATATTCCTCTAAGACAAATTGATGGTGTCTTTATTGTTTTCCCTGATGAATATGACTTAGATGGAGAGACAACAGTCTTTGCGGAATGTAATGATTTTTATATCGATTATAAAACTAATCATTTTTCAACCACTTTCGATTATATTCCCTCAAGTGAAAAGAGACTCGCTCCAAATGAAGTAGATGTGTATCGCATGGGCCATAAGATTGAAGGAAGATGTTCGCAAGGAAGTTCGGTACGATTACTAGATATAGTTAACGAGAATGTTGAACAGGCCAAGTGTATAAATGGCAATTTCTCAATTGATGTAATATCCTCACAAATATCCGGTAAAAACCAATATGAAATCTTTGAAGTTAATTTGTTTGATAACTATCAAGGGGCCAAAGAACTAATTGATATTAACTATAATCACTCAGTTGCCTTTCCTTATCGTTTTATTCAAGAGTCACCTGTTCCTGGGTGGGGGTCTAAGGTATCGCCTATTCGTTTTTATTGGAATTATCCCTATAAATCAGAGGTTAATGATATTTATTATGGCTATTATTCCAAGAATAGCTACATTCAGGTCGAATGGATGAAATTACCACAAAATACCAATCAGTTGCTTCTCGATGGGCATGAACTGCATAAGCTAGGCTATAATGAATGTGATGAAGTTCAGGTCTATTTTCAAACTGTTGATAAGAAAAATAGGAAATCATTTATTATTGAAACAAACCCAATTCGTTTTGACTTTACTCCACCTGATGAAGTCGAAGTCGAGAAGATCGATTATTCACCATTATTTAGAAAACAATTACCCAAATTTCATTTTAAAGATACCGATGATAATTGCGTAAACGATGAAAATTTATTTTATAAATATACTCTCTATCAGGTTGTCTTTTCTAAAGAGAATGAAGAGGAAATTGTAGATCGAGTAACAATTGATGAATTTACTGTTTCTAAACTGCTGAAAGCGAGTTTATTCAATAAAAAGTATGACCTGGAAGGGAATTATCAGGTAGGCGTGACAGTATTAGATCGCGGTCAAAATGCAACGAAAGAATATTTATCAGTTATTTTCTCATGGAAGTAGAGCGAACGAGGGGGCATGGATGCCCCCGTTATATAATTAGTAATGCCAAGGAAATTGAGAGAAGTCTTTTTCACGCTTTTCAACAAAAGCATCACGTCCTTCTTGCGCTTCAGGAGTTCCATAAGCAAGCCTTGTAGCTTCACCTGCAAAGAGCTGTTGGCCTACTAGGCCGTCATCAAGAAGATTGAATCCAAACTTAAGCATACGCATGGCCGTAGGTGACTTTGAGTTCATCTCTTTTGCCCACTCAAGAGCAACCTTTTCAAGGTCAGCGTGTGGTACAACTTTATTTACCATTCCCATTTGAAATGCTTCTTCTGCACTGTAGTTGAAACCACAGAAGAAAATTTCACGAGCACGTTTTTGACCACATTGGCGCGCAAGGTATGCTGAACCATATCCTGAGTCAAAAGAAGCAACATCAGGGTCTGTTTGTTTAAAGATAGCATGTTCTTTTGAAGCAATGGTCATATCGCAAACAACGTGAAGTGAGTGTCCTCCTCCAACGGCCCAACCTGGAACAACAGCAACAACAACTTTAGGCATAAAGCGAATTAAACGCTGTACTTCAAGAATATGCAATCGTCCAAGTTTTGCTGGATCAGGAGTTCCATCACCATCAACATACTTATATCCATCTTTTCCACGAATTCTTTGGTCTCCACCTGAACAGAACGCCCATCCACCGTCTTTTGGTGATGGCCCATTTCCTGTGATAAGAACAACACCAACATCACTCCACATTCTAGCGTGATCAAGAGCGCGATAGAGTTCATCAACTGTTTGAGGTCTGAATGCGTTACGACACTCTGGACGGTTAAATGCAATTCTAACTGTTCCTTGGTCGACAGCGCGGTGGTATGTAATGTCCTTGAAGTCAAAGCCTTCTACTTCTTTCCAAGCACTTGGGTCAAAAATATCTGAAACCATGGGATCTCCTTATTGTTTTGCTCAATATAAAATGCCTGAGTTAAAGTGTCATTCATAACTTTGTATGCGGCCTGTCTAAACAAAATGGTGAGAGTGTGAGTTAATGATGATATGAAAAATCTATTACTTTTTACATTCTTATTCTTTCTAGGACTTAGTGTTAACGCAGAGGTAACTGTTGTCATCGATGGGACTCGTTATTTCTGTAGTGAAGATGGCAGGCCTCCTCAAGATCGCCAGTGGCAATGTGTTGCTCATTGTGACTCAAGATCATCAGATGGTGAGTGTCGTAGGTATAGGGAAGATTTCTGCGGTATTAATGCAGTGTGTATTCCTTATTGTGAAACTCGAACTTCAAATGGAGTATGTCGTCGTTACGGAGATGATATTTGTCGATCAGAAGACTAGATGTCGGCTAAGGCTTAAAGAGCTCAAGCTCTTCTATCTCTACATAGAAGTGCTTTGACTCATTATCTGTTTCACCTTTCATAAGAAAAAGGGTCTGGTAATTATAGTCTGAATCAAGCCCAAGAAGGCTTGAGCGAATTTTGACGAGAATGAGTCCTTGCTCATCTTTAACAAGGTAGAAGTTATTCTTTAGTTTCTTATGGATTCGGGCCTTAAGTGTTACTTCTTTACCATCACTTGGGTTTCTCTTTAAGATTTCGGAAGAGTAGATACTACCTTGCTCTTGCCCTAGAAACTTTTTTTGGCCACCACAAGCACACAATAATATCGAAAAAGAAATAATGAAAAATTTATTCATAGAAGTCATTATATTTAACTTGTGGGTTTTTGACTATAGGGCAAGTAGCGAAGATAATTAAACCATGAAATTAATCTCACTTATATTATTTACTCAATTATCTTTTGCTAGTATTGGTGGCAAGTGGTTAGGCACAGGAGCTGTTAAAACTCCTAAAGCAACTCAAGAATGTTCTGAAGTTTATTTTAGATTATTCTATGATGGTAAGAAATTTAAAATTCAAGAAGGTGGTTACAATTGCAATGGCCTAAGTGCAGAATATCCATTTTCTGTATTTGATGTTAGAGGCCCACTTCTTTACTATAAAGGAGAGGTTTCAGGACTAATCAATAATGACGAGTTAACGATTTATTCTAAAGAAGATGGCTTTTCTCTTCGTTTTTACTTTGTCGCTGAAGACGAAGTTGAGGTTACTGAGTCTTGGCAAGAGGGGAGTGATTACTTAGTCATTAAGTCTAAATTGAATCGAAAATAATTAGGCTGCCTTTTTAAAGGAATCTACTCGCTCTTTATTCTCTAAAAAATCTTCAAACTCCCTGCGTAGTGTTGCATCCATCATTCCGTCAGATATATATTCAGCTACATAGTAGAAGCACTCACGCCAGGCCTTTTCTAACCTGGGGCTCCAGGTGTTCATATGAAAGAGCATTAATGTTTGAATAAATGCTTCTTCAAATATAGGAAAGTAAGTCTCAGACATTTCATACTTGATTTGATTATTTCCTAGTCCCTGGAGGTAGTATTTTAAATACTGCGGATTTTTTAAGTTATTGATTGTTATACTAAGGGCCCTGATAAAAGATGCCTTTAAGTGTTCGCGGTCCGTGTGAGCAAAAACCTTTTGCATTCCTGGCTCGAGAATAATGACATTATCAAAGAAGGCATTAGTAAAGTTATTAAGATTAGGCTCAATTCTTCTAAATGATTCAGTAATTTGATGCTTATCAAAGCTCATATAGTCTCCTGTGCGCTACAACTTACTTATCGTTGGCAACATAATTTCTTTTGAATTAAGATTTCTTAAATTCTCTCCAAACCCTGTATTTACAGATTGTCCTACTTAGGAGAGTCTAGTGGTAATGAAAGTTTTAGCAGTAAAAAATTTAACTTATAATTTTGATCAAAAATCAATTTGTCAGTTTGATAAGATCTCTTTTGATCTTAAAAAGGGGGAGGTCTTAACTCTTCTTGGCCCTTCTGGAACGGGGAAAACGACTTTATTTAATATCCTCACAGGAAAATTACAACCACTTAGTGGTGAGGTTGAAAAATCTGAGGGACTCAAAATTGAAATGGTTTCTGGTGTTAATAATCTAAACTGGGACTTAACGGTTTTTGAAAATATTGAAAGTCATTTACTTGCTCATGAGCCAAATGCCGATACGAATCGTGTTCGTGATATGATTGAAATTTTTGGCCTAGAGTACAAGGATCACAAAAAGCTCGATCAATTATCGGCCGGACAATTACAAAGACT is a window from the Bacteriovorax sp. BAL6_X genome containing:
- a CDS encoding 1,4-dihydroxy-2-naphthoyl-CoA synthase encodes the protein MVSDIFDPSAWKEVEGFDFKDITYHRAVDQGTVRIAFNRPECRNAFRPQTVDELYRALDHARMWSDVGVVLITGNGPSPKDGGWAFCSGGDQRIRGKDGYKYVDGDGTPDPAKLGRLHILEVQRLIRFMPKVVVAVVPGWAVGGGHSLHVVCDMTIASKEHAIFKQTDPDVASFDSGYGSAYLARQCGQKRAREIFFCGFNYSAEEAFQMGMVNKVVPHADLEKVALEWAKEMNSKSPTAMRMLKFGFNLLDDGLVGQQLFAGEATRLAYGTPEAQEGRDAFVEKREKDFSQFPWHY
- a CDS encoding lipoprotein; translation: MNKFFIISFSILLCACGGQKKFLGQEQGSIYSSEILKRNPSDGKEVTLKARIHKKLKNNFYLVKDEQGLILVKIRSSLLGLDSDYNYQTLFLMKGETDNESKHFYVEIEELELFKP
- a CDS encoding globin domain-containing protein; the encoded protein is MSFDKHQITESFRRIEPNLNNFTNAFFDNVIILEPGMQKVFAHTDREHLKASFIRALSITINNLKNPQYLKYYLQGLGNNQIKYEMSETYFPIFEEAFIQTLMLFHMNTWSPRLEKAWRECFYYVAEYISDGMMDATLRREFEDFLENKERVDSFKKAA